ACCATGTCTACAGACAGCAAGGGTTCTGGGTAACGGGCTTTCAAGGCATGAATATCAGAGACGGGCGTAGAGACCCCAGAACTGGTTTCGTTCTGGGCAATGCCTATCAATTCGGCTTGCCCAGGAATATGCACTTGCGCTATGTCAAAGCCCTGCCCGAATGGCACCTGATGCGCATCTGCCTTCCTTCCCAACCATTGCGCATGCTCCAGATATTTACCAGAGAAAGAACCGTTCACCAAATGAAAAGACGAGTTGGCCGTCAGGCTTTGCAGGCTTCGTTCCCAAATCTCCGTGGCCGACCCCGTGAAGTAAATGGCATAGCTCGCAGGCAAGTTGAATAGTTCTTTGAGCGCCGCATCTGCCCGCTTGTACAAGTCTTTGAAGCCTTGGCTCCTATGCGACTGCGACAGTGCCTGACTATCCAGTGCCTTTTGCAAGTGCTTCTCAACGGTTGGGTATAACTGGGCCGGGCCGGGCGTAAAGTATATAGAAGCCATTTTATTAATGTGCTAATTATGGAATGTGCTGGTGTGCTAATTCTATTGATTTGAGAATTGGGCAATTTGAAAATTTGAAGATGATGTTCTGCAACAATCTCCAGATTCGTTTTTAGCCTATTTTCTGGAAAACATGCCAAAAACGCTCCCATTTATTCGTTGTAAGGCTATACCCCTATTCCTGTCATCTTGGAAAGATCTAGGTGGCAAGCTAAGAAAGCACTGAATTGCTGCTTTTGCAGTTCGCTACCGAGATCCTTTCAGGATGACAACGTCAATAAATCATGTGTCTTGGATCTTGCGTCTTATGTCTTAATACAGCGTTCTTGACTTGATGGTGTCTGGAATCTGCTTGAGTTCACGGGTCATGGTGCGGTCATAACTAGTGTCCACGTCTGTGATCACATACCCGATGGTCTCGTTGGTTTTGAGGTACTGTCCTAGGATGTTGATGTTGTGCGCCGCCAGCACATTGTTGATTTTAGCCAGGATGCCGGGCACGTTTCGGTGCACGTGAATGAGGCGGTGCGCGTTTCTGAGTTCGGGTAGTTGCAGGTTAGGGAAGTTGACGCTGTTGTAAGAGCCGCCCGTGTTGATGTAGTCAATCATCTTGGAAGGCACGTACTGGGCAATGTTCTCTTGCGCCTCCTCGGTGCTGCCGCCAATGTGCGGCGTGAGCAAAGTGTTGGGCAAACCCCTCAATTCAGACTGAAACAGCTCCTCGTTGTTTTTGGGTTCATAAGGGAACACGTCCACGGCACAGCCTTTAATCTTGCCGCTTTGGATGTTAGCCGTGAGCGCCTCCAAATCCACCACGTGCCCGCGGGATAGGTTAAGAAACAGCACGCCAAGCTTCATCTTCTCGAATTCCTGCGCGCCTATCAAATGCTTGTTCTCTGTACGGCCGTCTACGTGCAAGGTCACAATGTCTGAGATGGCCAGCAACTCTGACAGCGAGTAACAGACCTTGGCGTTGCCCAGTGCCAGCTTGTCCACAATATCATAAAAGTACACCTCCATTCCCAAAGACTCGGCCAGCACAGAAAGTTGGGAACCTATACTTCCGTAGCCGATGATGCCCAGTTTCTTGCCGCGTATCTCCCGCGCTCCCGCCGCCGACTTGTCCCAAATGCCTTGGTGAAGCTTGTTGCTCTTCTCGACAATGCCGCGGGACAGTAAGAGAATCTCGCCCAAGGCCAGCTCCACTACGCTTCGGGTGTTGCTGTAAGGTGCATTGAAGACAATGATGCCGCGCTCGGTGCAGGTGGCCAGATCAATCTGATTGGTACCAATGCAGAACGCGCCAATGGCCATGAGCCGACTGGCATTCTCCAGCACTTTGGCCGTCACCTGCGTCTTGGACCTGATGCAGAGGATGGACACGTTGTGGATGCGTTCGCAGAGCTCGTCTTCTTCTAGGGCGCCGCTCACCACTTCTACTTGATAGCCTTCGTTTTTAAACAGTTGAATGGCTTTGTCATGGATGCCTTCCAGCACCAAGACCTTGATGCGGTTCTTGGGATAGGATAGCGCGCTGGGCAGGTTGTTCACGTACAGGAACTCGTCCAGGCTGGGCGTCACGTGGTCGGCTTTGTCCATGACGCTTTCGCGCTCCACATTCTCGGTGAAGGCATAGAATTTGTCGGCAATGCCAGCGCCTTTTATTTCATAGTCGGTGTAGCCGTCACCGATGACGTAGATTTCGCCGGGCAGGTTGAGGGATTGAATCTGCTTGCCTTTGCCCTGGTTCTGCGTCAGGACATTGTCGCGGTCAAAACCGGTAATATTGCCGTCTGCATCATAGGTAAAACTGTTGGCAAACACATTCTCGGGCTTCACGCCTAACTCCTGCACAATGGGCACAATAAACTCCTTGAAGCCGTTGGAGATGATGTAAATATCATCCCTGAACCTGTCAAAAAACGCCTTGTTGTGCTTGAAGGATTCTGACACCTGGCCATGGAGCTGTCTTATCAATTCTGCCAGATGCGAACGGTTGGCTTTCAATAAGGCCAGGCGGCGTTCCAGAGACTCGGTCAACGGAATCTCACCTTCCATGCCCAGGTCCGTAAGGCGCTGGATTTCTCTTAGCGTTTGCTGGCGTTGCTCTGGGTCTGGGATGCAGATGGTACACAGTACATCCAAAGCTTCTACTTTGGTGAAGGTGCTGTCAAAATCTATGATGAAGTGCTTTTGGGTGGGCATGAGGGAAGGTGGTTGGCAATAAACTTATACTACGGTTCTACCACGCTGGCCAGCTACATCTGCTGCGTATTTTCTGAGGTAAAAAATTGGAGGCGTTTTTGGCTTGTTTTCTGGAAAATAAGCTAAAAACGCCTCCATGGTTGAATAAGGCAAAATTTAGAAAAGCGCGGGTTGGCCTGGTCTACGGGAGAAAGGCGTTACGTCATTGATATCAGGTACGCGGCAGATGTAGCGGGCCATGCGCTCCACGCCAAACCCGGCACCGGCGGTTACCGGCAGGCCGTCCTTGGCTACCTCCAGGTAGTTTTTGAACACCTCCTGGTTGGTGCCCGTTTCTTCCATGCGTTTTAGAATCTGGTGGTACTCATGCTCCCGCTCGGCGCCAGACAATCCTTCCCCGAAACCCTCTGGCCAGATGAGGTCATAGTTCAGGAAAGTGCCCGGCTTGTTCAAGTCTTCCTTGTCATAAAACTCGCGGCGGTGGTTCAAGAGCCAGAACGGCGTCAATGATTCTTTGGACTTGATCAGTTCATAATCAGTTCCGTACTGGGCTTCTAGTTCCTCGGTTCTATAGACTTTGAATTTGCCAAACACCGGCAATAGATCCGGTCTGTATTTAGCCACAATCTGCGGCAATTGCGCATTGATGGCGCAGAAGATATACTCCACCAGATCTTCCATGAACTGCCGCACATAGGCTCCGTCTTTGTCTTTGAACTCGAAGTCAATCTGCGTGAACTCAAACAAATGCCGGCCGGTAAAGGCGCGGTCCGCAAACTCCAGGCGTACGTTAGGTGACACAATGTAAATGGCCTCCAGTTCCTCATTCAACAGGGCCAGCTGCTTGTGAAAAATCATGGATTTGGTGAGGCTCCAGCGGCTTCCGGCGTAGGCAATGGAGGCGTCTACCACGCTATGGTTTAACGGATCTGTGATGGGTGAGAGCATGAGCGGCATGACCTGTACCAAGCCGCGGTTGAACATAAACGTATGCGTTGCCCGTATGATAGCCTGCTGCACTTTGAGAACGTCTACCATGTCGGTGCGTTTTACCTGTTGGAGCGTTGCTTGCAGGGATACCTCTGGGTCTGTAATAAGATCTGTAGGCATGAATAAAATTTTATGAATGTGTTAACAAATTTTCACTTTACTTATCACAAACATACCAAACACAACTTTTCTTTGATAATTTTACAAGGATAAAATTTATACTTTAGTACATCAGTAAAAAATGATTATTTTTGTTGTTGATTTGGTAAAAAGAGCTCTACACCATGCCGCAAGTTTCTGAAATTGATAATCTTGATCGGAGGATTTTATCCATGCTGATGCAAGATGCCACGCGGGCTTATACAGATATAGCCAAAGAATTACAGGTGTCTGGAGGTACGGTGCACGTGCGCATGAAAAAACTGGAGGAACTGGGCGTTATCAAAGGCTCTCATCTGGTCATTCATCCCAATGCCGTGGGCTTTGACATTTGCGCGTTCATTGGCATTTACCTGGAGAAGGGTTCTGTCTACCAGCAGGCCGTGGAGCAGATGCGCCAGGTACCCGAAATAGTAGAAATGCACTACACCACCGGCCAGTGGAGCATGTTTGCCAAGATCATCTGCCGTGACACCCTGCACCTGCGCGAAGTCCTGAATGAAAAGATCCAGATCATCAGCGGAGTGGAGCGCACCGAGACCATCATATCTTTAGAGGAAAGCATTACCCGGCAGGTAGACATCCTGTAACCGTTTCCGTTCTATTTCCGGCTTTTGCGAAAAACCTTCTTCCTGCGCTATCTTTCAAAGCAATAGTTACGTTACCCATGGCGGGCCTTGCCTCTACGACTGAAAGATTCACCTGTTTCCTGAAAATTTCTCTCTGGCTGCTGTTGCCCGCGCTGGTGGGTGTGGTTGTTTCCTGCACCTCCTCAGACCCTAACGCCAAGGTAAGCCTCATGCAAAAGAACGGCCGTAAAATCTCTGTCATTGCCCACCGCGGCGCCTCGTACCTGGCCCCCGAAAACACCTTAGCGGCGGTGAAGAAAGCGCTGGAAACCTCCGCTGATTTCATTGAGATTGATGTGCACCTGAGCAAAGACGGTCAGGTGGTGGTGATCCATGATGCCACTGTGGACCGTACCACCAACGGCACCGGCCAGGTGGCCCAACTCACCCTAGAAGAACTCAAAGAACTAGACGCGGGCAGCAAGACAGACACTGCCTTCGCCGGTGAACGCATCCCTACGCTGGCCCAGGTACTCAAGACGGTGAAAGGCAAGAAGAAGCTTCTCATTGAGCTTAAAAAAGGAGAACAGGACTATTACGAAGGCTTGGAACAGAAAACCCTGGATGTGCTTAAAGCGCACAACGCCACCGACTGGTGCGTGCTACAGTCCTTCTACGACCCTATTCTGGAGCGCATCTGGCAAATGGATTTCATGATTCCCACGCACAAGCTCATGATGGGCAAAATTCCGTTTCTGCCTATTTTCTTTGACCACGAGTTCAAGTTCGGCAGCCTGGACCGGTACCACGAAGCCGCCGCCATCAACATTCACCGCCATTTTGCATCTAAGTCTTTTATCACATCTCTGCACAATCAAGGCTTCAAGACCTTCGTATGGACCGAGGATGACCCCAAAAACATCCAACAGCTCTTCCAAAACGGAGCAGACGGCGTCATCACCAACCGCCCCGAGTTGATAGAAAAACCTTAGTTTTAGTCCTGAGTCTTGAGTTGCGAGTCCTGAGTCAAGGTGACTTTGGCCATTGTCGTTTTTGGGCTGTTTTCTGGAAAAGAGGCTGAAAGCCCCACCCCAACGGAGAGGGGCTTCTTCCTGTATCTGGCGCGAGTCTCCAGACTCGTGACTTGGGATGCCGGGTAGTCTCCTGACTACCCTCGCGGGTACCGCGAAATTGCACGATTGCTTCTCTTGCTGACGTTCTCAGCACAGATTGTCATCCCCTACCCCACTTCAAAGGGGGACGGAACGCGTGTTGATCGTAGAGACCAGGCACCGCCTTGTCTCTCATGCATTGCTTTCTTCTGCTTATGCAAACACCCCTCTGCGCTTCCCTCAAGGGGAGAATCTACGGCCTAACCGATTTTAGCCTGTTTTCTGGAAATCAGGCTAAAAACGAAATCCAATAAACAAAAAAGCCGCTCCCTGTAAGAGCGGCTTTTTCTTCAAAGCATGGGCTTTTCCACAGCAAGGCGGTTACACCAAATCCATATAAGCATCCGTCTCGCGGCGTATTTTCTCTTTGCCGGTTTTTAAGCGAGCCTGCGTGTTGGTGCGGGCTAGTTCCAGGTCTACGTCGGCGTCTGCTTTCACCATCTCGCGGCGGTTGTAGCTGTAATGTTCCATGCGGGCCTCTTTGCCGGCGTCTTCAATGGCTTTGCGGGTGTCATATTCGCGGCGGCGGCTTTCCAGTTTCTCCAGGCTGTCCAGTTCTACGGTAGATTCTACATCGCGCAGCAAATCATCATAAGGCCCACGCTTGGAGATGAGTTTGGAGAAGATGGGCGCCGTTTCTAAGCAGATAAATAATAGCGTGATGAAGAGGCTGGGCAGCAGCGGCAATTTCTCCATGGCCTCAATGCGCGCCATTAGGCCGCCGTAATCATCAAAGCGTTCTTTGCCTTGGGCAATGCTCTTGTCGCGTTGGGCGGTGAGGGTGTCAATACGTTTCTGGCGTTCGGCAATGAGTTGGTTGGTCTGCTCCTGCAGTTGCTTTAGTTCCAGGTCAATCTTGTCGTGCTGGGCTTTCTTTTCGGTGTAGATGGGGCCGCGGCCAATCTTCTTGGTACCGCCGGTGCCATCGCTTTCAGCGCTCATCTGGGTGTAGAGCGTGTCGCGCTGGGCAGACTTGGTGGCGATTTCGGTTTTGAGGCGGTCAATGTCCTTGCGCACAGAGTCGGTCTCGGTGAATTGCTTGTTTACCAGCTTTTGGTGCTCCAGGGCCAGCTCGGCCTTTTTTTCCATGAGCACGCTGTCAATTTCCTTCTGGAAGATGCGCAGCTCCAACGGTTTGGAAATGACAATAGCCAAGACCAAGGCAAGCAAGATACGCGGCAGCACCTGCAGAAACTCGCGGCCAAACTTACCTTCTTTTCTAAGCGTGGAGACAATGAAGCGGTCCAGGTTGAAGATGACAGCGCCCCACAAGAAACCAAACGCCACGGCAAACGGAACAGAGTCAAAAACGGTGTAGAGGGCGTAGCCCCCGGAGAGTGCGGCCAGGATGCCGGTGAACAGAACGGTGGCGCCAATACCGCCAAATTTAATGTGTTCAGATTTGGGGCACTGTGCCAGAATGTGATCATCGGCGCCGGCACACCACCAAAAAAAGTTTCTCATAACAGGCAGAGATGCAGCAGCATCTGTCTTAAAATTAGTGTCTGGGTAACGCTAGAAAAGCGCAAATTGTATAGCGGTGGATAAAAAGTGCGCAAACATACAGAAACCGCCCCAGCTTTCCCGTTTTTTAACGAAAACCGAGGCGGTAACTAGCAGTAAATGAGAAGGATTGTAGGCAGAAAAATTACTCTCCCGCGCCAAGCTTGTCATACAGCAGCAGAGAACTGCAGGCGCTGGCCAGTACCATCTGCAGGTCTGGGCTCAGGCCTTGTTTCAGCCAGACTTTGCCCGAGTTGGAGATTTGCACGGTGGCTAGAATCTCGCCGTTGACAGAGAACTCGTAGCCCAGGTTATCACCAGATGGAATAGACATTCCCTTCCATTTATAGATAGGCTGTATCTCAATGCTCTGCTGGCCGTTAGCCAGACTACCCTGAAACTGCACGCGCTGCAGGTAACTACCAGGATCTGCCAGGGACAGCTGCCACACGCCGCTCTCCGGCGACTTGAACTGCGCCTGCAAAAACTCGGTCTCCTCTTTTAGTGACGCGGGCGCTCCTTCTACCTCCACCGAAGCCGATTTATACAGGGCGGCCGCCAGTACAAAACTGGTTTTCTGCTGCACGGTGTCTTGCACCGCAAAAGAGTACCGCTGGTAAGCCTCAGACAGTTTCAGCCAGAAGGCATCCTGGGGATTAGCCCTGCTGGTCCAGCCCCGCTGGATTTCCTGCAACTGGTACGGCCCAAACCTAAACCCTTTCTCCTTGCCCAGAAGGTTCATGCGCAGGACCTTGCGGCCTTCTACGGGCAGTTCTGTGGCTTTTTCTTTAAAACTCTGGCTCACCTGCATTTCGGGCACAGAACAGGCAGTCAGCGCGGCTGCCAACAAAAAGACACTTACTAAGGAAAACTTTCTTGATGACATGCG
The nucleotide sequence above comes from Nibribacter ruber. Encoded proteins:
- a CDS encoding DUF4407 domain-containing protein produces the protein MRNFFWWCAGADDHILAQCPKSEHIKFGGIGATVLFTGILAALSGGYALYTVFDSVPFAVAFGFLWGAVIFNLDRFIVSTLRKEGKFGREFLQVLPRILLALVLAIVISKPLELRIFQKEIDSVLMEKKAELALEHQKLVNKQFTETDSVRKDIDRLKTEIATKSAQRDTLYTQMSAESDGTGGTKKIGRGPIYTEKKAQHDKIDLELKQLQEQTNQLIAERQKRIDTLTAQRDKSIAQGKERFDDYGGLMARIEAMEKLPLLPSLFITLLFICLETAPIFSKLISKRGPYDDLLRDVESTVELDSLEKLESRRREYDTRKAIEDAGKEARMEHYSYNRREMVKADADVDLELARTNTQARLKTGKEKIRRETDAYMDLV
- a CDS encoding asparagine synthetase A, whose protein sequence is MPTDLITDPEVSLQATLQQVKRTDMVDVLKVQQAIIRATHTFMFNRGLVQVMPLMLSPITDPLNHSVVDASIAYAGSRWSLTKSMIFHKQLALLNEELEAIYIVSPNVRLEFADRAFTGRHLFEFTQIDFEFKDKDGAYVRQFMEDLVEYIFCAINAQLPQIVAKYRPDLLPVFGKFKVYRTEELEAQYGTDYELIKSKESLTPFWLLNHRREFYDKEDLNKPGTFLNYDLIWPEGFGEGLSGAEREHEYHQILKRMEETGTNQEVFKNYLEVAKDGLPVTAGAGFGVERMARYICRVPDINDVTPFSRRPGQPALF
- a CDS encoding Lrp/AsnC ligand binding domain-containing protein; the encoded protein is MPQVSEIDNLDRRILSMLMQDATRAYTDIAKELQVSGGTVHVRMKKLEELGVIKGSHLVIHPNAVGFDICAFIGIYLEKGSVYQQAVEQMRQVPEIVEMHYTTGQWSMFAKIICRDTLHLREVLNEKIQIISGVERTETIISLEESITRQVDIL
- the serA gene encoding phosphoglycerate dehydrogenase, with translation MPTQKHFIIDFDSTFTKVEALDVLCTICIPDPEQRQQTLREIQRLTDLGMEGEIPLTESLERRLALLKANRSHLAELIRQLHGQVSESFKHNKAFFDRFRDDIYIISNGFKEFIVPIVQELGVKPENVFANSFTYDADGNITGFDRDNVLTQNQGKGKQIQSLNLPGEIYVIGDGYTDYEIKGAGIADKFYAFTENVERESVMDKADHVTPSLDEFLYVNNLPSALSYPKNRIKVLVLEGIHDKAIQLFKNEGYQVEVVSGALEEDELCERIHNVSILCIRSKTQVTAKVLENASRLMAIGAFCIGTNQIDLATCTERGIIVFNAPYSNTRSVVELALGEILLLSRGIVEKSNKLHQGIWDKSAAGAREIRGKKLGIIGYGSIGSQLSVLAESLGMEVYFYDIVDKLALGNAKVCYSLSELLAISDIVTLHVDGRTENKHLIGAQEFEKMKLGVLFLNLSRGHVVDLEALTANIQSGKIKGCAVDVFPYEPKNNEELFQSELRGLPNTLLTPHIGGSTEEAQENIAQYVPSKMIDYINTGGSYNSVNFPNLQLPELRNAHRLIHVHRNVPGILAKINNVLAAHNINILGQYLKTNETIGYVITDVDTSYDRTMTRELKQIPDTIKSRTLY
- a CDS encoding glycerophosphodiester phosphodiesterase; translated protein: MAGLASTTERFTCFLKISLWLLLPALVGVVVSCTSSDPNAKVSLMQKNGRKISVIAHRGASYLAPENTLAAVKKALETSADFIEIDVHLSKDGQVVVIHDATVDRTTNGTGQVAQLTLEELKELDAGSKTDTAFAGERIPTLAQVLKTVKGKKKLLIELKKGEQDYYEGLEQKTLDVLKAHNATDWCVLQSFYDPILERIWQMDFMIPTHKLMMGKIPFLPIFFDHEFKFGSLDRYHEAAAINIHRHFASKSFITSLHNQGFKTFVWTEDDPKNIQQLFQNGADGVITNRPELIEKP